The Pseudalkalibacillus hwajinpoensis DNA window TCGGAACGCACCAATATTTCGTTCACTTTGTTTCCAGTAAAATCCCCAAGATATAGTGTCGGGTTATATCCGCTGCTTCCCGGTAGAGCGAAAGATGCATCGGAGGTTGAACCATTTCTAATCGTTAATATCACTTCATCTACAAAGGGCGACTCACTACCATAAGGCTTTACTCCTGTAATAACGACTCTATCAGGAATTCCATCTCCCGTGACATCTCCGACTTTTTGATCTAATATAATCCGTTCATTCCTAATCATGACCATCCCCTCTCTTTGGTAGTCTATGTTAAGGTTCCGGCCCATTTTCATTGTAATGATCTGGAAAGGAAGCTAAACTTAGTAAAGTGAAACTATTGAAAAGGGGAAAAGCTATGGTTGGAATAGATCGAGAACATAAATTCGGCATTGCTGCTGGTGCCGGGGCGTATTTCATGTGGGGAATTCTCCCTTTATATTGGAAGCTTGTTGCAGAAGTGCCATCTGAAGAAGTGCTCGCCCACAGGATTATCTGGTCGTTTGTCTTTATGATCGTGATACTTCTGCTGTTAGGAAAATTACCATCTTTCCAAAAAGAACTAATTTCGATTTTTAAACAACCAAAAAAACTTACTGCAATCACGTTCGCTTCATTATTTATTACAATAAATTGGTTTGCGTTTATTTGGGCAGTGAACCACGATCATGTTATCCAAACAAGCCTTGGCTATTATATCAATCCATTAATTAGCGTTTTACTCGGTATTTTTTTTCTAAAAGAACGACTATCCTTCTGGCAGATGATTTCGTTCGCGCTGGCTGCCATTGGTGTGCTCAACCTTGTCTTTCGTTTCGGAGAAGTGCCATGGGTGTCACTTGTTCTTGCCTTAAGCTTTGGAATTTATGGTCTACTCAAGAAGACAGCGAGACTCGGTGCATTAACAGGCCTCACAATTGAAACGTTACTCATTACACCATTTGCCTTGATCTACCTCATTACGGCAGGAGATAGCCTTACAGATGCTCTGTATGTATCGGATACCGGGATCACGGCTTTATTGCTTGGTGCTGGAATTGTAACAGCTGTTCCACTCTTACTCTTCGCAAGTGGGGCAAACCGTATTTCCCTTTCGATGATTGGCTTTCTTCAATATATAGCACCAACCCTTATGTTGATTCAGGGTGTATTTCTATACGGAGAAACTTTTACATCTGCTCACTTGATAAGCTTCGCTTTGATCTGGATAGCTCTCTTGATCTTCACACTCGCTCGCACAAAGTTCTTCCGCAGAATTGAACCGAGATATTTTCAAGCGAAGCAATCTTTCGAATCGTAAACACGCCATGAAAAACCCACACTTCCTTGTGTGGGTTTTTCATGTATGAGTTACATTCTGAAGTGGCCAGAGATATGTTGTTACAGATTTTGAAAAGTGAGCAATCGCCTCATCTTTTTGATACTTATATGGCTGTGATAACGAGTCAAGAAGAACATCATTATCAGCTTGTTGAAGTGGCCATTTCTTATGTTTGATTTTCCCTTGAAAGACCTTCCCTTTCCGTACAATAAATAACCGATCCCTTTCTGTCAGCCAGTAATCCAGATTGCCTCCCTGTGCTTCATAGGGATCAGAAATTGGTCTGTATGTAAGCTGATAATCTGCTTCTCTTGCTCCTTTATGAGTTCGATGTGATGAAAAGTTTACTCGCTCTGCATCAATAGATACCGACATGGTTGCACGGAAGTATGGCAGATGGAAAATGTTTCTCGCGATAGATACACCAAGATTATGACTTGCATCAAGACTAAAGAAATAAACTCCCTGCTTGTTCCCATATTTAACGTACGTTCTCACATTTAATTCCAGCAATCGGGAAGCATACGGGACTGGCGGGAGACCTCTAAATCTGATGTGATTCATTTCAAAAGAAACTATTCCAATCCAGGCGCGTCCATTGAATGTATCTGGCTCTAATTTTGGAGGAAGCAATGATTGTAGCCAGGAAGCCTCTACTGGCCAGTGAAGAAACAGAAGATTCTCCCACGTTTGTTTCATAATCCAGCCATTCTTCCTACTTTTCATTTTGATCTCCCCCTCTTTTAATATAGCATAGCCAATATTGTGCATTTTGTTCAATAAAGAAGAATTTTTCGATGTGTTAGCAGTATTCACATAGGCCTAATACCGCAAGCTGATACACGCTATCTTTGAAATGATTTTACAATGCGAAAACTTTGATAAACTGTAACCATATGTGATACCGTTTAGGGGAAACAGCTTTGATATGAATGAAGATTCAATCATAAAAATGGAGGGATATTGAATGAGTAAACAAAGACAAATTCATCTCGCAAAACGTCCGGAGGGCATGCCTTCAATGGAACATTTCAATTTCGTTGAAGCTGAAATTCCTTCACCTGGGAAAGGTGAAGTACTACTTCGCACACTTTATTTATCGGTAGACCCTTATATGAGAGGTCGTATGAGAGATGCAAAATCTTACGTTGCACCTTTTCAGGTCAATGAACCTCTTAATGGTGGCGTTATTGCAGAGGTCACCGAGTCGAATTCTTCTAAATTCAGTCAGGGTGATATCGTGATTGGGCACCTTAGCTGGCAGGAATACTCTGTAGCGAAGGAAAAGCATCTTCGTAAAATTGACCCAAGCGTAGCCCCAATTTCATCTCACCTAGGGATTCTTGGAATGCCAGGTCAAACAGCGTATTTTGGTTTACTTGATATTGGTCAACCAAAAGAAGGCGAAACCGTTGTTGTTTCCGGCGCAGCTGGTGCAGTAGGGTCCGTTGTAGGTCAAATTGCAAAAATCAAAGGATGCAGAGTAGTCGGAATTGCAGGTTCAGATGACAAGATCGACTATATTAAAAATGAACTTGGTTTCGATGAAGGGATTAACTACAAAACACAGGACGTATATAAGGCACTAAAAGATGCTTGTCCAGATGGCATTGATGTTTATTACGAAAACGTTGGTGGAGAAATTGGCGATGCGGCCATTAGTTTACTAAACAAGTTTGCTCGTATCCCTGTGTGTGGTGCTATTTCTTCATATAACAAAAAAGAAGCTGATCTTGGACCACGTGTTCAAACGAAGCTTATTCAATCCAGTGCCCTTATGAAAGGCTTTGTTGTAGGCGATTATTCAGATCGTTTACATGAAGGTGCTGCCGAACTCGGCAAATGGCTTCAGGAAGGCAAGTTAAAATACGAGGAAACAATTGTAGAAGGTTTCGAAAATATTCCTGACGCTTTCCTCGGTCTTTTTGAAGGTACTAACCTTGGGAAACAGCTTGTTAAAGTTGCTGATCCTGAATACGCCACGCTAAACAGTTAATACTAAACACCCGCTCAATTCATAGAGCGGGTGTTTCTATATCTTCTATTTGTTATATCCTAATTTAAGAAAACATTTCTTCTACTAATCATTGCAACCATTCTTGCACTGTTCTTCTTGAAAAGTGAGAATAATTGGGTCTACCCACTCATCTTTGTCTCGGCCTTTATTGGGATTGGTGTGAAAAACCAGAATGGAGATGTCCCTTTAGTTGTTTACTCTTCTTATATACTCGCAGCTCTGATTTTTATCATTACCCTCATATATGAAACAGGTAACCCATTACAAAGCCCCTTCTCCAACTGGGAAAAGGGGCTTTGTTCTATTATGCAAGTGACTTAAAATCCTGACCGAGAATTTCCTTCATACTGTGAACAGTGATAAAGGCTTTTTGATCAACAACACCAACATGTTTTTTCAATTTAAGAAGATCTTTTCTACCGAGAATAGTAGTGATTACTTCCTTTTCGTCTGAAGTGAATGCGCCTCGGGCAGTATGAATCGTTGCACCCTTGCCGATTTCCTCAACGATAAATGTGCGAATCATTTCGCTCTCTTTGCTAATAATGACGATCTCTTTCTTCGCCTCGAAACTCTGAAGCGTATAATCGATCACTAAACCATTTAAAATAACGCCGAAGATGGCATACATACCGATTTCTGGTCCGAACAGGGCCACTGAAAATAAAGCAATCGAAATATCAGATATAAGAACGGCTTTACCAACTTCCATTGAAAAGTATTTGTTAAGGATCATCGCAATAATATCAGTACCTCCAGTAGAGGCTTTCTGATGGAAGACAAGACCCATACCCGCCGCTGCGATACACTGTCCGATGATCAATTGGATCAAAATATCCTGGCTGAATGGCTCTGTCACCGGGATAAAACGCTCAAATGCCCAAACTGCAAGAGATAAAGCAAAACTTGCATAGATGGTTTTAACACCGAATTTAGGACCGAGAAAAAGAATTCCAACTAACAAAAGTACTGCGTTCAAAATAATCATAAACATTCCGACTGACATGTCCGGGACTAGATGGTTCATCAAAATCGACAAACCACTGACTCCCCCGGTTGCAAGGTTATTAGGAGATAGGAAAAAATGAACATGGGTGGCAACTCCGAGCGCCCCCAGCGTAATTAGCAGATAAGTTTTGATGTGATGAAGCATCTATTATCCCTCCCGTTGTTTTGTTTTCGTTTCATAAGCACAATCGGGATTATAATAGGGATTTAGAGCTTTGTAAACAACCTAAACCTAAGATTTTATAATGAAGCGGTTTCACTCTAAAAACAGGCAATAAGAACTATGAGTTTTGTGTATTTCGACACGAATATACACAAACATTCCAAATATTCCGTTCCAGAAACGTTTGCAAATCAATAGTTTTTCACCCATTGATCATTTAATAAAAAAACACAGGAACACTTACTTGACCCTGTGCAAACTCTAGTTTATTTCACCAGTGCATGTTTAAAAGCATAAATCACTGCCTGTGTACGATCGTGTACTTCAAGCTTACTGAGAATGTTACTAACATGCACCTTCACCGTTTTAAGAGCAATAAACAGTTCATCCGCTATGGCCTGGTTCGTTTTCCCCTGTGCCATCAGCAAGAGTATCTCCATTTCCCTTTCTGTCAGTTCCTCATGCGCAGGAGTATTTGCACGACTCCGCATACGTGACATCATCTTGCCCGTTACTTCTGGCTCTAAAACAGATTCACCATGATACGTTTTTCGAACAGCATTCGCAATTTCGACTGCTTTAGAGGTTTTAAGCATATAACTAGTCGCACCAGCTTCTAACGCCGGATATACTTTCTCATCGTCGAGAAAGCTTGTTACGATTATAATCTTCGCCTCAGGCCACTTTTCGATAATATCTTTCGTTGCTTCAATGCCGTCCATTTCTTCCATAACTAAATCCATTAAAATGATGTCAGGCCGAAGAGAAAGGGCAAGCTCTACTCCCCTTCTCCCATTATCAGCTTCCCCAACTACTTCAATATCAGGTTGAGTCGATAAGTAGGAAGATACTCCAATTCGCACCATCTCATGATCATCGACAAATAATACGTTAATCATTCCGTTCCCCCCCAACCAGTGGTACACTCACTTCCAACCTTGTACCTTTTTGTGGAAGGCTTACTAATTTAAGCGCTCCCCCAATTTCAAGTGCTCGTTCGTGCATGTTTTGAAGGCCATATGACGCAGTTTTATGCTCATCCATTTTAAAACCAACGCCGTTATCGACAATACGCAAAATAATCCGTTCCTCTCTATGAATTAGAAGAACATCAAGTGTGGTCGCTTTAGCATGTCTGAGAGTGTTCGAAACTGATTCCTGTAAAATGCGAAAAAGATGGTCTTCTACCCCTTTATCAAGTTCAATCGATTCGAGCTTCCATTTCACTTCAATCGGTACCTTTTGAGATAATTCGTTTAATAGCTCCTTAATTCCTTCTTCAAGTGACTTTCCTTTGAGCGCAGCTGGCCTTAGATGAAGGAGAAGCGCACGCATTTCTAACTGTGATTGGTGAATTGTTTCTTCCACCATCTTTAGGTGCTTTGTTTCCCTGTCATCCTGTGATTCGCGGGTTTCGGTTATGGCACTCATCAGCATTGACGCTGCAAACAACTGCTGACTGACTGAATCATGTAGCTCCCGAGCGAGCCGGTTTCTTTCTTCAGAGACGACCTGCTGGACACGCTTCTCATGATCCTCTGCCTTTTCATTCGCCAACTTCTGTGCAAGCCTAACCTGCTCATTGATGCGATGCTGAAGTTTGCCAACCTGAAGAAAGATCCCCTCAAGACTTGGACCGCTTTTATTATGTATCGGCCTCCCTTTATCAAGCTCCTCAAGTGTATCTGCAACGAATTGAAGCTCTTTTCTTGAATAGATACCTGAAAGAAAGCCCACTAGCATTCCAATCATTATCGTCACAATAGGAACAATGAAGCCAAAAGGCAAGTCCATTAACTCCTTATTAAATAGGAGAGCAAGGGTAGCTGGAGGAAAAACAGTGAAATAGACGATTGAAAAAAATAGAAGCAGGATGAGAGATAATGAGGCACCAACAAACATATGACGCTGAATCACATTCATATCCGCTTCACCTCAATATCACCTGCAAACATTGATGTGACAAGCTTCACCTTTTCAGATGCTTCCTCATACCCCTTCGTTTTATATGAAAGCACCTGGTTAAAAACCCTTGGTTCTTCATGGTGAAAAAGAGATGCCGAGCCTACCATAGCTGAATGATGAATACTCACCTCAAGTTCATAAGGAACAAGAATCTGAACATTCCCTACAACGTTTCGTATCATAATAACCGACTCTCCTTTTGGGAGAACGGTATAACTTAAATCAATGATTGTTTCACCAAAACCAGTCTGGATGTTAACATCGTCCCACTCATAAACATGATCATGCGTTTTCTGACGTCCTGACCATTTATTTTGAAAAAGAGGTTCCTGCTTGAGAATTCCTTCCTCTTTTTCAACCGGCTGTTCTAACACTGGCCTGATTTTCTTAGGCTTCTGTTTGGACTGATAAAACTGGAAGCCTAGGTAAATGAGAAGAACAAGAAGAAAGAACTTCACTACAACCATATTCATGATGGTGGTTAGAAAGAAGAATAGTCCAATGCCGATAAACACCTTACCAGATGTCTTCGGTAGTCGCTTTCTCCCCATATATATAAATAGCGCGGCTATAACAAATAAGAATAGAAGGCCGCCGTTTAAGGATATTTCAAGTAAAAGGAGAATAACTCCAACAATCAGGAGTCCATTCACGGTATCAATATTTCGACCCTTCCACACAGGCGTCCCTCCATCCATGTCATTTAATGATGACGCTAAGTTATTATCACGTGTAAAAAAGGCACTGACTGTGCCTCTTATAGAATACCACTATTTCTTTAAGTACTTGAATGACTTTCCTGTTTTTCCACACCTTTTTCTAGTGCTACAAATCTTGCATCGATGCTGGACATATAGTAATCCCTGTTGACCTTTTTTTCTAACTGATCGATATAACTTTCCATCTCATCGAAACGATTAAATGGTTGGTTTGGACTGCTATTTTCCAGAACAAGATCCATTTTATGATGGGCCCGTACACTGTTTTCTTTACCCATCAGCTCCATGCGCTTAATCGACATATCCTTGAGCTTGTGCTTCATTTTCTCATATTTTTGTTCAAGTCTTTTAAGCTCTATTCCCGCTTCATCCATTACCTGGGAAAGTCGATCTGCGCGCTCTTCGAATTGTAACTGTTCCTGCTTAGCAAATTCGTATAGATCCATTTCAGCAGCTTCATTAGCCAGTTCTGCTTGTCCAGCTCGCTTCTCAGCATACTTTCTAGCCTTCTCAAGCTCTCTTCTAAACTCTCCCTGAAGCGTTGCCTGGCGCTCGACTAGCTTTCGAGCTTTCTCCACTTCCTTTTCACATTGCCTTAGATAGTGATTCAAAAGGGATATAGGATTTTTCTGCTCCTTATGATCAAGCATACTGTGAAAATCTGCTTCAATTGTATCCTTAATGCGATTAAGTAAATTTGCCATGCTTCTCTCTCCCTTATTCATTATTATTTAGCTGCGTTTTAATTCGTTCCATTGCTTCTCGAAGTTCGTAAACGGATCGTTCGCTTGCTTGTCTTCACCTGTTGCATTCCACTTTTTATACACAACATAGAGAACATAAATCGCTACGATTCCTAGAATAGCCGGCACATTAGCTACTGTTATACTTAAACCGACGAATCCAACGATTCCCCAGATGACTTTGCCTGCTGTTGAATCAGTTTTAATAAACTGCTTAACCGCCACATATAGGATCCCAAGACTGATTGCCATACCTACTAACGAACCGAGATTCGAAAGTAGAACAATAGCAGCAATCACGCCCAGTATCAGTAAGCTTGCTTTCTTCACCATCCTCGCCTCCTTTCATACTCCCATTTTATCTCCCCCCACTATATTGCATAACGAGCCAGAGCTATATCTTTTAGTAGGACCAGAGGCTTAGTAAAGATAAGGCTAATGAAAAGCAAAAGCTCCCGGTTAGACCCGGCTGGCACTGGATCCCTCAAAATTGAAAACGGTGGAGACAATAATAATGACAGGAATCCCCCACTAACTAAGCATCTTCTATCCTAACTTAGCTAATCATGGTAAAGTGTAAGCAGACACCACGGAAAGGAGCCCGGGGATGGTTATTACAATTACAATAATTGTTGTTGTCATCATGACAATTGTCATTGCCGCAGCTTTTGGACTTGCTGTATCAAAAGGGTACAGTGTAAAACATACTGTTGATCCGTTGCCTGAGGAACACCGTAATGAATCGACAGAGAAAGAGGTTAAACATGAACGGACAGAATCGAAGTAATATATCACCAGGTAAAACGGTAGAAATTGTACTAAAGCAGGATCAGCGAACTGGTAAAACGACAAAGGGAATTGTGAAAGACATTCTGACCAAGTCACCAACTCACCCGCATGGAATTAAAGTGCGTCTTGAGGATGGACAGGTTGGACGTGTAAAAACGATACTTTAAAGTTCAACTAACCATCAGAAGGGGGCTTTTCTGATGGTTAGTTGAACTAATCGGACCCTTAGAGGCTGTTGATTCCACCTAAACTTACAGTTTCCCTTCCCTGTTAAGGTGGGATTTACTGCCTCTTATGGGTGGGACAAAGTGAAACACCCCGAGCATATAAGCCCGGGGTGTTTTCATGATTATGGTTTCAATGTTGACCAGCTATCGAGATAATGGATTGAGAAACTACTTAGTGCGGAGGAAGACTCAGAACCTGTTTTTGCTCTAGAAACCGAAGCACCTTCCTCAGGTTTTGTTTCAATTTGGCGCGTGTCCCATAGCCAAGAGAAGGTGGGGTCAGGTTGGGGTCTGACCCCTCTTATAACCTATTAATAAAACGTTTAATTAGAAAGGAAGCAGCAGAGAAGGCTTTTCGATATAGAAGATGTTCAATTCATGTAGTGCGCGTGTACACCCGACGTAAAGTAGCTTCGCATGTTCGGCATCTTTGGTATACATTTCCTCACATGCATCCGCGATGATAACCCCATCGAATTCGAGGCCTTTAGTAAGATAAATAGGAACGATCGATACACCACCCGCATATGATCGATCTTCAGGTGTAATAAGATTTGCCTCTTTATCAAGTTTACTTACTTCACGAAAGAGCTCCCTGCATTCTTCTTCACTTCTTCCTACAATGGCAATCGTTTTCATTCCACGCTTTTTCATTTCTTTAGAAGAAGTTAATAATGTACTGATATGCTCGTATCGTTCCGTCTTTTCTACCTTCACGCTCTCTCCGCTTCTAAAGACAGGAACCGCGGGTTGTACGGGAATGTTCGCATGTGAAATGATTTCATTCGCAAATTCAATAATTTCCACTGTTGAACGGTAACTCTGTTCAAGCTCGATATAAAGCTCTTTTCCATTGAAAATTTCCTGAATTTCTTCCCAGCGATGAATGCCTTTATAGGCGTGAATGCCCTGCGCAAGGTCCCCAAGAATTGTAAATGAACGGCTTCGATTTACTTCTAGTAATAGCGCAAGCTGAAACGGCGAGAAATCCTGTGCTTCATCAATCACAACATGCTGAAATACATTCTCTTTGCTAATGCCATTTAGCTTAAATTGGATATAAAGAAGTGGAGCAAGATCGTCAGCAGTAACCTGTTTCTTTTTCAGACGCTTAGCCGTGTCTGTCAGTAATGGCTCATTTATGATCCCAGCTCTCTCAGATACATACGAAGGCACATTCCCTTGAAAAAGTGATGTATAGAAAGATATCGCTGACTGCTTTGGCCATTTTTTAAAATAAGCTTTTAGCTGCTCATTTGCTTGCTTTCGATATTCTTTTTGAAGATGACTTCCTTCAATCTTCTTAACCTCATCTTTTATCCATATTCTGAAACGATTAACAATCATTTCACGCTTTCTCCCGATCGGATAAGATCCAAGGTCAACCAGCCACTGTTGAATTTTCTGCTCAGAAAGACTTGCCCCTTCAAACGGAATGAACGAACCTTCAGGACTAACCGATGATGCAAACCTTTTAATTGCTTCATCAATCCATTCTTTAAAAGCAAGTGACCCTTTTATCCTTCCCTCTGCTTCTTCAACAGCAGGTCGTTTATTACCGAACCATTTTTCCAGATCATGTTGTGACTCATCGAACTGTACTTTTTCTTCAAGTAACCTTAGCGTCCAATCTGAAAAAGTAGATTGCTGTATCCCACCTACACCCAATTCAGGTAGAACGCCCGAAATATAATCCAGGAACATGCGGTTCGGTGCGAAAATGATCATTCTACTAGCTTGGATTGTATCTCGATACTCATATAGAAGAAAGGCAAGTCGGTGGAGTGCAACAGTGGTTTTTCCACTACCCGCGGCTCCCTGAATAATAAGCGGCTTCGTCCGCTCCGCTCGAATAATATCGTTTTGCTTCGCTTGAATCGTCGAAACAATATCGCGCAGGCGATTATCCTTATTTTCACTCAGTCGATAAATGAGAAACTCATCTGAACCACTTAAGTCATCGCTGCCTTCCACATACGTATCCACCACTCTCTGAAGTTCCTGATTCCGGATGACAATATTGCGTTTGAGCTCAATGTTTCCTTCAATCACCCCTTCAGGAGAAACGTAGTAGACATCTTCTTCTCCCCCCGTAAATGCATAGAACATACTTGCTACAGGAGCCCGCCAATCAACTACAATTGATTCTTGCGAATCTTCATGTGCGAGCCCCACCTTACCTATGTAGTAAGGACACGTATCTTTATCATCTTCTTGAAAATCCATCCTCGCAAAATAAGGTTCCTTTGCTGCAATACGAAGCGATGTCCGATTTTCTTCCCGGATGCTTTCTAATACTTGCTCGGTTACGTTGTCTCCAGAATAACGAGGATAACGTTCTAGCTTTTTCTGTTGTTTTGAAATCTCGGCAGCGATGTTAGCGAGTTGCTGCTTCTCTTTCCGATAGGCACTTTGATACTTATCTTCCAAGATCAGTTACCTCCTTATGAGATTTGTCTCAAATACCCGAGACAGAATATTAATCCTATCATAAAATAGAACGTTTACCAAAGAGTTTTTTGAAACTTCAAAATAAAGCATTTATACTTATAAAAATTATACATAAAAACTGATCCAAATCTATTCGCCTCTCGTTAGCTGTATGTAATCAAAAGAGTACGGTAAATAAAAAAGGAGAGTGAACAATAACATGAATCTTAAGAAAGCATTTAAAAAGCTCATGGTTCCAGCATTAGGTCTTACCCTTTTATTCCCAACAGTCGCAGGTGCAGGTAGTGCTGAGCCAACCGTAAACACACCAGCAGCAGATTTGCGAGCTACTCTTGACC harbors:
- a CDS encoding HelD family protein, coding for MEDKYQSAYRKEKQQLANIAAEISKQQKKLERYPRYSGDNVTEQVLESIREENRTSLRIAAKEPYFARMDFQEDDKDTCPYYIGKVGLAHEDSQESIVVDWRAPVASMFYAFTGGEEDVYYVSPEGVIEGNIELKRNIVIRNQELQRVVDTYVEGSDDLSGSDEFLIYRLSENKDNRLRDIVSTIQAKQNDIIRAERTKPLIIQGAAGSGKTTVALHRLAFLLYEYRDTIQASRMIIFAPNRMFLDYISGVLPELGVGGIQQSTFSDWTLRLLEEKVQFDESQHDLEKWFGNKRPAVEEAEGRIKGSLAFKEWIDEAIKRFASSVSPEGSFIPFEGASLSEQKIQQWLVDLGSYPIGRKREMIVNRFRIWIKDEVKKIEGSHLQKEYRKQANEQLKAYFKKWPKQSAISFYTSLFQGNVPSYVSERAGIINEPLLTDTAKRLKKKQVTADDLAPLLYIQFKLNGISKENVFQHVVIDEAQDFSPFQLALLLEVNRSRSFTILGDLAQGIHAYKGIHRWEEIQEIFNGKELYIELEQSYRSTVEIIEFANEIISHANIPVQPAVPVFRSGESVKVEKTERYEHISTLLTSSKEMKKRGMKTIAIVGRSEEECRELFREVSKLDKEANLITPEDRSYAGGVSIVPIYLTKGLEFDGVIIADACEEMYTKDAEHAKLLYVGCTRALHELNIFYIEKPSLLLPF
- a CDS encoding NADP-dependent oxidoreductase, translated to MSKQRQIHLAKRPEGMPSMEHFNFVEAEIPSPGKGEVLLRTLYLSVDPYMRGRMRDAKSYVAPFQVNEPLNGGVIAEVTESNSSKFSQGDIVIGHLSWQEYSVAKEKHLRKIDPSVAPISSHLGILGMPGQTAYFGLLDIGQPKEGETVVVSGAAGAVGSVVGQIAKIKGCRVVGIAGSDDKIDYIKNELGFDEGINYKTQDVYKALKDACPDGIDVYYENVGGEIGDAAISLLNKFARIPVCGAISSYNKKEADLGPRVQTKLIQSSALMKGFVVGDYSDRLHEGAAELGKWLQEGKLKYEETIVEGFENIPDAFLGLFEGTNLGKQLVKVADPEYATLNS
- the liaF gene encoding cell wall-active antibiotics response protein LiaF, coding for MWKGRNIDTVNGLLIVGVILLLLEISLNGGLLFLFVIAALFIYMGRKRLPKTSGKVFIGIGLFFFLTTIMNMVVVKFFLLVLLIYLGFQFYQSKQKPKKIRPVLEQPVEKEEGILKQEPLFQNKWSGRQKTHDHVYEWDDVNIQTGFGETIIDLSYTVLPKGESVIMIRNVVGNVQILVPYELEVSIHHSAMVGSASLFHHEEPRVFNQVLSYKTKGYEEASEKVKLVTSMFAGDIEVKRI
- a CDS encoding response regulator transcription factor — encoded protein: MINVLFVDDHEMVRIGVSSYLSTQPDIEVVGEADNGRRGVELALSLRPDIILMDLVMEEMDGIEATKDIIEKWPEAKIIIVTSFLDDEKVYPALEAGATSYMLKTSKAVEIANAVRKTYHGESVLEPEVTGKMMSRMRSRANTPAHEELTEREMEILLLMAQGKTNQAIADELFIALKTVKVHVSNILSKLEVHDRTQAVIYAFKHALVK
- a CDS encoding YwbE family protein; the encoded protein is MNGQNRSNISPGKTVEIVLKQDQRTGKTTKGIVKDILTKSPTHPHGIKVRLEDGQVGRVKTIL
- a CDS encoding YitT family protein, whose translation is MLHHIKTYLLITLGALGVATHVHFFLSPNNLATGGVSGLSILMNHLVPDMSVGMFMIILNAVLLLVGILFLGPKFGVKTIYASFALSLAVWAFERFIPVTEPFSQDILIQLIIGQCIAAAGMGLVFHQKASTGGTDIIAMILNKYFSMEVGKAVLISDISIALFSVALFGPEIGMYAIFGVILNGLVIDYTLQSFEAKKEIVIISKESEMIRTFIVEEIGKGATIHTARGAFTSDEKEVITTILGRKDLLKLKKHVGVVDQKAFITVHSMKEILGQDFKSLA
- a CDS encoding flagellar basal body rod protein; the encoded protein is MVKKASLLILGVIAAIVLLSNLGSLVGMAISLGILYVAVKQFIKTDSTAGKVIWGIVGFVGLSITVANVPAILGIVAIYVLYVVYKKWNATGEDKQANDPFTNFEKQWNELKRS
- a CDS encoding PspA/IM30 family protein: MANLLNRIKDTIEADFHSMLDHKEQKNPISLLNHYLRQCEKEVEKARKLVERQATLQGEFRRELEKARKYAEKRAGQAELANEAAEMDLYEFAKQEQLQFEERADRLSQVMDEAGIELKRLEQKYEKMKHKLKDMSIKRMELMGKENSVRAHHKMDLVLENSSPNQPFNRFDEMESYIDQLEKKVNRDYYMSSIDARFVALEKGVEKQESHSST
- the ytzI gene encoding YtzI protein is translated as MVITITIIVVVIMTIVIAAAFGLAVSKGYSVKHTVDPLPEEHRNESTEKEVKHERTESK
- a CDS encoding sensor histidine kinase; translation: MNVIQRHMFVGASLSLILLLFFSIVYFTVFPPATLALLFNKELMDLPFGFIVPIVTIMIGMLVGFLSGIYSRKELQFVADTLEELDKGRPIHNKSGPSLEGIFLQVGKLQHRINEQVRLAQKLANEKAEDHEKRVQQVVSEERNRLARELHDSVSQQLFAASMLMSAITETRESQDDRETKHLKMVEETIHQSQLEMRALLLHLRPAALKGKSLEEGIKELLNELSQKVPIEVKWKLESIELDKGVEDHLFRILQESVSNTLRHAKATTLDVLLIHREERIILRIVDNGVGFKMDEHKTASYGLQNMHERALEIGGALKLVSLPQKGTRLEVSVPLVGGERND
- the rarD gene encoding EamA family transporter RarD; amino-acid sequence: MVGIDREHKFGIAAGAGAYFMWGILPLYWKLVAEVPSEEVLAHRIIWSFVFMIVILLLLGKLPSFQKELISIFKQPKKLTAITFASLFITINWFAFIWAVNHDHVIQTSLGYYINPLISVLLGIFFLKERLSFWQMISFALAAIGVLNLVFRFGEVPWVSLVLALSFGIYGLLKKTARLGALTGLTIETLLITPFALIYLITAGDSLTDALYVSDTGITALLLGAGIVTAVPLLLFASGANRISLSMIGFLQYIAPTLMLIQGVFLYGETFTSAHLISFALIWIALLIFTLARTKFFRRIEPRYFQAKQSFES
- a CDS encoding YqjF family protein, translated to MKSRKNGWIMKQTWENLLFLHWPVEASWLQSLLPPKLEPDTFNGRAWIGIVSFEMNHIRFRGLPPVPYASRLLELNVRTYVKYGNKQGVYFFSLDASHNLGVSIARNIFHLPYFRATMSVSIDAERVNFSSHRTHKGAREADYQLTYRPISDPYEAQGGNLDYWLTERDRLFIVRKGKVFQGKIKHKKWPLQQADNDVLLDSLSQPYKYQKDEAIAHFSKSVTTYLWPLQNVTHT